In Halobacteriovorax marinus SJ, the following proteins share a genomic window:
- a CDS encoding cupredoxin domain-containing protein encodes MYSLEETYLQGEKFNNPKRLQSVIVTHEGFYPNVIHLFSGETLNLFVTSTTNKPSCLTIPNKSVFLSANKGQVSESTIVFSTPGVYEINCPVGGIKGKIVVQEHPLVRRERIRREIASEKRVKIWRPRDE; translated from the coding sequence GTGTACTCTCTAGAAGAGACATATTTACAAGGCGAAAAATTCAATAATCCAAAGAGATTACAATCTGTAATTGTGACTCATGAAGGATTTTATCCCAATGTTATTCATCTCTTTAGTGGTGAGACTTTGAACTTATTCGTCACGTCTACGACCAATAAACCTAGTTGTCTTACCATTCCCAATAAGAGTGTTTTCCTTTCAGCAAATAAGGGCCAAGTGTCTGAAAGCACTATTGTTTTCTCCACACCAGGGGTCTATGAAATTAATTGTCCCGTGGGGGGAATTAAAGGAAAAATTGTTGTTCAAGAGCACCCATTAGTGCGCCGTGAGCGTATCCGCAGAGAGATCGCCTCTGAAAAAAGAGTAAAGATTTGGCGCCCAAGAGACGAATAG
- a CDS encoding glutathione peroxidase: protein MSNLLDIKFKNNKNEEVSIKDFDAKAYLIVNVASKCGLTPQYEGLQSLYSEYKDKGLEILAFPANEFLGQEPGSDEEIQSFCSLTYNVTFPVNSKIIVKGEGQHELYKELTNAKVDYTKNEDGKFETLLTEKGLITGGEEDIKWNFEKFLVSKDGEVVSRFFPDVEASDVRLKEALENLINS, encoded by the coding sequence ATGAGCAATTTACTAGATATTAAATTTAAGAATAATAAGAATGAAGAAGTCAGCATTAAAGACTTTGATGCTAAGGCGTATCTCATCGTTAACGTGGCTTCAAAGTGCGGCCTAACACCACAGTATGAAGGTCTTCAATCTCTTTACTCAGAGTATAAAGACAAAGGTCTAGAAATTTTGGCCTTCCCTGCCAATGAATTCCTTGGGCAGGAGCCAGGAAGTGATGAAGAAATCCAAAGCTTTTGTTCTCTAACTTATAATGTAACATTTCCTGTTAACTCAAAAATTATTGTTAAAGGTGAGGGACAGCACGAACTTTATAAGGAATTAACTAATGCTAAAGTTGATTATACAAAGAATGAAGATGGAAAGTTTGAAACGCTTCTCACAGAGAAAGGCCTAATTACAGGTGGAGAAGAAGATATTAAGTGGAACTTTGAGAAATTCCTTGTCTCTAAGGACGGCGAAGTTGTTTCTAGATTCTTCCCAGATGTAGAGGCCAGTGATGTGAGGCTAAAAGAGGCCCTAGAAAATTTAATAAATTCGTAA
- a CDS encoding Na/Pi cotransporter family protein, producing the protein MEAFKIIYTVLGGLGIFFYGMKNMSEGLQSVAGDVVKTAINTITKNRISAVIVGTLVTILVQSSSVTTVMVVGFVNAGLMNLTQAIGVILGANVGTTITGWIISIKIGKYGLLLIGLGIFPLLFGKTNKARQIGRILFSVGMIFFGLDIMSAAFKPLRTMPEFLDMISYFSAQNYSSYFACIIVGCILTVVIQSSSAMLGITMAMATSGVIEFHTAAALVLGENIGTTITALLASVGANVTAKRSARAHAIFNALGVLIVFSFFPIYVNFIDWVVPGEANLRNAAGEFENIAVHIATGHTIFNVTATIIFIPLLGILARVVTKITPDNGQKEQHHLVMLSDPSTMVAATALAQADLEMNKLKDIMGRLYALADELFLGDTKKSYSDLIIKAKDYESITDNIQKEVTIYTVKLMESPLSEKESIHARGILKEVDELESIADYIEKLVSYSERTPIKKMLKGEVREEFIKYYKEVKTFYEDTIKGASEAELDLSVVMRKSEQLRLTAESIRAKHLERISKGEFDALGALTYSDMIVALRKIRSHTQNVAHAYS; encoded by the coding sequence TTGGAAGCATTTAAAATCATCTACACCGTCCTTGGTGGACTTGGTATTTTCTTTTACGGCATGAAGAATATGTCCGAAGGCCTACAGTCAGTGGCCGGAGATGTCGTTAAAACTGCGATTAATACAATTACAAAGAATAGAATTTCAGCAGTCATTGTTGGAACACTAGTCACTATCCTTGTTCAAAGTTCATCGGTGACAACTGTTATGGTGGTAGGCTTTGTAAACGCAGGCCTTATGAACTTGACCCAGGCCATAGGCGTGATCTTAGGGGCCAATGTCGGGACAACAATCACGGGTTGGATCATCTCTATTAAGATTGGAAAGTATGGTCTCCTTCTCATAGGACTAGGAATCTTTCCCCTACTCTTTGGAAAAACTAATAAAGCGAGACAAATAGGGAGAATCCTCTTTAGTGTTGGGATGATTTTCTTTGGACTAGACATAATGTCTGCCGCCTTTAAACCTCTTAGAACAATGCCAGAATTTCTGGATATGATTAGCTACTTTTCTGCACAAAATTACAGCTCTTATTTTGCCTGTATTATTGTAGGTTGTATTCTTACAGTAGTGATTCAATCCTCTTCGGCCATGCTAGGTATTACTATGGCCATGGCCACAAGTGGTGTCATTGAATTTCACACAGCGGCAGCACTCGTTCTTGGAGAAAATATCGGTACGACAATTACAGCACTACTTGCAAGTGTTGGAGCTAACGTCACGGCAAAGAGATCGGCAAGGGCCCACGCAATTTTCAATGCTCTTGGTGTACTTATCGTCTTTAGCTTCTTTCCTATCTATGTAAACTTCATCGACTGGGTTGTTCCGGGCGAGGCCAATCTAAGAAATGCCGCTGGAGAATTTGAAAATATTGCTGTTCACATTGCTACAGGACATACAATCTTTAATGTCACAGCTACAATTATTTTTATTCCTCTCTTAGGAATACTCGCTAGAGTTGTTACAAAGATCACACCAGACAATGGTCAAAAAGAACAGCATCATCTAGTCATGCTCTCAGATCCAAGTACAATGGTTGCAGCGACGGCCTTGGCCCAAGCAGATTTAGAGATGAATAAATTAAAAGATATTATGGGAAGACTCTATGCCCTGGCAGATGAATTATTTCTAGGTGATACAAAGAAGTCATATTCTGATCTCATTATTAAGGCCAAGGACTACGAGTCCATTACTGATAATATTCAAAAAGAAGTCACTATCTATACAGTGAAATTAATGGAGAGCCCACTAAGTGAAAAGGAATCTATTCACGCTAGAGGAATTCTTAAAGAAGTGGATGAGCTTGAAAGTATTGCAGACTATATAGAGAAATTAGTTAGCTATAGTGAGAGAACACCTATTAAGAAAATGCTAAAAGGCGAAGTTAGAGAAGAGTTCATCAAGTACTACAAAGAAGTGAAGACCTTCTATGAAGATACTATCAAAGGTGCTAGCGAGGCAGAGTTAGATCTCAGTGTTGTAATGAGAAAATCAGAACAACTAAGGCTTACGGCAGAAAGTATTAGGGCGAAACACTTGGAGAGAATTTCAAAAGGTGAATTCGATGCTCTTGGCGCTCTTACATACTCAGATATGATTGTGGCCCTTAGAAAAATTAGAAGCCATACACAGAATGTGGCCCATGCTTATAGTTAG
- a CDS encoding peptide chain release factor 3, translating to MTLPVNENPRCTFAIISHPDAGKTTMTEKLLWFGRVVREAGMVKSKQGNYAKSDWMEMEKERGISITSSVMSFPYNQRAMHLLDTPGHKDFSEDTYRTLTAVESVLMMIDSAKGVEEQTKKLMEVCRIRDTPIVTFMNKFDRDAMDPFELIDNVEKICSIQCVPMTWPVGSGVDFKGVYDIKTKTIRSFDEGNDPESEKVLDASDLHSAEVLDYIGTELAEKLEEDLEMIQEMMPEFIEEEFLAGIMTPVFFGTALHNFGVKETLDMISTHGPGPAPREVRLSPFDENSDLREVLPNEKKFSGFIFKIQANMDKKHRDRVAFMRVCSGVFERNTKIHHVRTGKDIKIASPLIFQAQDREITEKAYPGDIIGLHDTGKFQIGDTFTNGEKIEFTGIPSFAPEIFRKVLLKDPMKAKQLDKGLQQLSEEGTVQLFRRHTSPEKILGAVGVLQFEVVKHRLEDEYGVRGEYEGYGFVGVRWLKFKNDIQKDKFIEKNSINIVYDNKARPCFAVRSEWDLKLVMEKNEEVEFFTTSDFKKSH from the coding sequence ATGACACTCCCTGTGAATGAAAACCCAAGATGCACTTTTGCAATTATCTCTCACCCCGATGCTGGAAAGACGACCATGACCGAAAAACTTCTGTGGTTTGGACGAGTGGTTCGTGAAGCAGGGATGGTAAAATCTAAGCAAGGCAATTACGCGAAGTCCGATTGGATGGAAATGGAAAAGGAGAGAGGGATCTCGATTACATCATCTGTAATGTCTTTTCCATATAATCAGCGCGCCATGCACTTACTTGATACTCCAGGACACAAGGACTTTTCAGAGGATACTTATAGAACTCTCACTGCAGTTGAATCCGTTCTTATGATGATTGACTCCGCCAAAGGTGTAGAGGAACAAACAAAGAAGCTCATGGAAGTTTGTAGGATAAGAGACACACCTATCGTCACTTTTATGAATAAATTTGATCGCGATGCTATGGACCCATTTGAGCTGATAGATAATGTTGAAAAGATTTGCTCAATTCAATGTGTCCCTATGACATGGCCAGTAGGAAGTGGTGTAGACTTCAAGGGAGTCTACGATATTAAGACAAAGACTATTAGAAGTTTTGACGAAGGCAATGACCCGGAAAGTGAGAAGGTACTTGATGCTAGTGACCTACATTCTGCAGAAGTTCTAGACTATATCGGTACAGAGTTAGCAGAGAAGCTTGAAGAAGATCTAGAAATGATTCAAGAAATGATGCCTGAATTTATTGAAGAAGAATTCTTAGCAGGAATCATGACTCCAGTCTTCTTTGGGACTGCCCTTCATAATTTTGGAGTAAAAGAAACACTAGATATGATCTCCACTCATGGACCAGGACCGGCTCCACGAGAAGTTCGCCTCTCTCCCTTCGATGAAAACTCAGACCTTAGAGAAGTTCTACCTAATGAGAAGAAATTCTCTGGCTTCATCTTTAAGATACAAGCAAATATGGATAAGAAACATAGAGACCGTGTGGCCTTTATGAGAGTTTGCTCAGGTGTATTTGAGAGAAATACTAAAATTCATCACGTAAGAACGGGAAAAGATATTAAAATTGCTTCCCCACTAATTTTTCAAGCTCAAGATAGAGAGATTACAGAGAAGGCCTACCCAGGTGATATTATCGGACTTCACGATACTGGAAAATTTCAAATAGGCGACACCTTCACGAACGGTGAAAAAATTGAATTCACAGGTATACCTAGCTTCGCACCAGAGATTTTTAGAAAAGTACTTTTAAAAGATCCAATGAAAGCGAAACAACTCGATAAAGGACTTCAACAATTATCTGAAGAAGGTACTGTTCAATTATTTAGAAGACATACTAGCCCAGAGAAAATACTTGGGGCCGTCGGAGTACTCCAGTTTGAGGTTGTAAAGCATCGTCTCGAAGATGAATATGGCGTACGTGGGGAATATGAAGGCTATGGCTTCGTAGGTGTTCGCTGGCTAAAGTTTAAGAATGATATTCAAAAAGATAAATTCATTGAAAAAAATTCCATCAATATTGTTTATGACAATAAAGCTAGACCTTGCTTTGCTGTTAGAAGTGAGTGGGACCTAAAGCTTGTTATGGAGAAAAATGAGGAAGTTGAGTTCTTCACAACCTCTGACTTTAAGAAGTCTCACTAA
- a CDS encoding helix-turn-helix domain-containing protein has translation MSQNELDINAFNSYISHNIKFLRAKRNYTQKQLSEVSGIPRTTLTNIESGEGNPSLSNIIKLAKALNVSIDLLVSAPRPETILLKENELPLEIKGGASITKLLPEKIKGLDIDRVKLDPGQTFRGTPHLAGTREYMTVIKGEIVIRMNGEKFHLLQNDVLAFPGDVHHSYENPLASESSYMSIVVPS, from the coding sequence ATGTCTCAGAACGAACTAGATATCAATGCTTTTAACTCTTATATTTCGCACAATATTAAATTCCTAAGGGCCAAGAGAAATTATACTCAAAAACAACTCTCAGAAGTCTCTGGCATTCCTAGAACAACATTGACCAATATAGAAAGTGGAGAAGGAAACCCATCCCTTTCAAATATTATAAAATTGGCCAAGGCCTTAAACGTAAGTATCGACCTTCTTGTCTCGGCACCTAGGCCAGAGACTATACTTTTAAAAGAAAATGAACTGCCACTAGAAATTAAAGGTGGTGCTAGCATAACAAAGCTATTACCCGAGAAAATTAAAGGACTAGATATAGACCGAGTGAAATTAGATCCAGGACAAACTTTTAGAGGAACCCCTCACCTTGCTGGTACGAGAGAGTATATGACAGTGATAAAGGGAGAGATAGTTATAAGAATGAATGGAGAGAAATTTCACCTTCTACAAAATGACGTCCTTGCTTTTCCAGGTGATGTTCATCACTCCTACGAGAATCCTCTAGCGAGTGAGTCAAGTTATATGAGTATCGTTGTACCAAGCTAG
- a CDS encoding superoxide dismutase: MAHELPKLPWADNALEPHISAETISFHYGKHHNAYLTKLNAAIPGTEYESMTLEETIMKSEGGLFNNAAQVWNHSFYWNCLAPNAGGAATGAVAEKINAKWGSFEKFQEDFTNAAATNFGSGWTWLVEEGGELEIFNTANADTPMKHGKKALMTIDVWEHAYYVDYRNARPNYIEAFWKLVNWDFVNSNL; encoded by the coding sequence ATGGCACACGAATTACCAAAACTGCCTTGGGCAGACAATGCACTTGAACCACACATTAGTGCTGAAACAATTAGCTTTCACTATGGTAAACACCACAATGCTTACTTAACAAAATTAAATGCTGCTATTCCAGGTACTGAATATGAGTCGATGACTCTTGAAGAAACAATTATGAAGTCTGAAGGTGGACTTTTTAATAATGCTGCTCAAGTTTGGAATCACTCTTTCTACTGGAATTGTCTTGCTCCAAACGCTGGTGGTGCTGCTACTGGTGCAGTTGCTGAGAAGATTAATGCAAAGTGGGGATCTTTTGAAAAATTCCAAGAGGACTTTACAAATGCAGCTGCAACTAACTTTGGTTCTGGTTGGACTTGGCTTGTAGAAGAAGGTGGAGAGTTAGAAATCTTCAACACTGCAAATGCTGATACTCCAATGAAGCATGGTAAGAAGGCCCTAATGACAATTGATGTTTGGGAGCACGCTTACTATGTTGATTATAGAAATGCACGTCCTAACTATATTGAAGCTTTCTGGAAGCTTGTAAATTGGGATTTTGTTAACTCAAATCTTTAA
- a CDS encoding DUF5989 family protein, translating into MIFLKEYFKFLKKRKKLWLVPILTLFILLATVIVLAGNPAVTPFIYALF; encoded by the coding sequence GTGATTTTTTTAAAAGAATATTTTAAATTTTTAAAGAAAAGAAAGAAGCTCTGGCTTGTTCCGATACTAACTCTTTTCATTCTCCTAGCAACAGTAATTGTTTTGGCCGGAAATCCAGCAGTTACCCCCTTCATCTACGCTCTCTTTTAG
- a CDS encoding MarR family winged helix-turn-helix transcriptional regulator, with protein MNYDNLKLKNQICHRLYMASNAMTRVYRPMLAELDLTYPQYVVLMALWEKDSIPIQELIEMTGIDAGSLSLMLTKLEKKKIIKIHKDKEDKRKRIINLSEKGLSLKDKALSVPQKMWSCLESLDYENGLKLIELLDKMNCDLAKSE; from the coding sequence ATGAATTACGATAACCTCAAGCTTAAGAATCAAATTTGCCATAGACTCTATATGGCCTCCAATGCCATGACACGGGTTTACCGACCAATGTTGGCAGAGCTTGATCTAACTTACCCCCAATACGTCGTGCTCATGGCCTTGTGGGAAAAGGACTCTATCCCTATTCAGGAACTTATAGAGATGACCGGTATCGATGCTGGCTCCCTTAGCCTAATGCTCACTAAATTAGAGAAGAAGAAAATTATAAAGATTCATAAAGATAAAGAAGATAAGAGAAAGCGCATCATCAATCTAAGCGAGAAAGGGCTCTCCCTAAAGGATAAGGCACTCTCTGTCCCACAGAAAATGTGGTCTTGCTTAGAGTCCCTAGACTATGAGAACGGTCTCAAGCTCATTGAACTCTTAGATAAGATGAATTGCGACTTAGCAAAGAGCGAATAA
- a CDS encoding Hsp20/alpha crystallin family protein — protein sequence MKVLVLLFFIFPTLAQMPQDFRDILSGSALEQYEKMMQQMQKDMEALDQIQLEEYNQFFNKNLLLQLQMFGGQRSAYSWSESESERILKFSGRLDEEAPTKIEIKDGNFEIKGTFIKETNTNGHKNISKTLVELKVSLPRDIDASRVRYENKENLFTVIFPKIGKADASTSPKKPKPLRSPLKKNSSDLTI from the coding sequence GTGAAGGTTCTAGTTTTACTTTTTTTTATTTTTCCAACTCTTGCCCAAATGCCTCAAGACTTTAGAGATATACTCTCTGGTAGTGCCCTTGAACAATATGAAAAGATGATGCAGCAAATGCAAAAGGATATGGAGGCCTTAGATCAAATTCAACTTGAAGAGTATAATCAATTTTTTAATAAGAACCTTCTACTCCAATTACAAATGTTTGGAGGGCAGCGTAGTGCCTATAGTTGGAGTGAAAGTGAAAGTGAGCGTATTTTAAAATTTAGTGGACGCTTGGATGAAGAGGCACCCACAAAAATTGAAATTAAAGACGGAAATTTTGAAATCAAAGGTACTTTCATTAAAGAAACTAATACCAATGGACATAAGAATATCAGCAAGACTCTCGTAGAGTTAAAGGTTTCTCTACCTAGAGATATAGATGCTTCCAGAGTTCGCTATGAAAATAAAGAGAATCTCTTCACTGTCATTTTTCCTAAAATTGGAAAAGCTGATGCTAGTACTAGTCCAAAGAAGCCTAAGCCTCTAAGGTCACCTCTAAAAAAGAATAGTTCCGACTTAACCATCTAG
- a CDS encoding 4a-hydroxytetrahydrobiopterin dehydratase, which translates to MENLNEKKCIPCSGDIPPLDIVLKRKLKTQIDGEWEFTHNETRLYRSTKFKDFATPLALAAAIGALAEEQWHHPELTIGFGHIDIEIWTHKIDDLVESDFIFAAKVDQIISKVLS; encoded by the coding sequence ATGGAAAATCTAAACGAAAAGAAATGTATTCCGTGTTCAGGTGATATTCCTCCTCTTGATATTGTTTTAAAGAGAAAGTTAAAAACACAAATCGATGGCGAATGGGAATTCACCCACAATGAAACAAGGCTTTATAGAAGTACAAAGTTTAAAGACTTTGCAACTCCTTTGGCCCTCGCTGCCGCTATAGGTGCCCTTGCCGAAGAGCAGTGGCATCACCCTGAGCTGACTATTGGCTTTGGTCATATTGACATTGAAATCTGGACACATAAAATAGATGATCTAGTAGAGAGTGATTTTATTTTCGCTGCTAAGGTAGATCAAATAATTTCCAAGGTTTTAAGTTAA
- a CDS encoding CpaF family protein: MSSVFSDAISSFLAPIVDLLEDEGVSEVMINGPSEIFVEKKGLVFKVPNTFHSEDALISAMRAIAQSVGRVFDDDNPRLDARLPDGSRIHAVLPPMSKNGTTVAIRKFSKEKLTINDLIKFGSLSKDAARFLDICIYLGKNLIVSGGTGSGKTTMLNVLGSRIPKTQRLIIIEDAAELQVKAEHVVNFETRKADPTKGTTEVTIRDLVISSMRLRPDRIIVGEVRGDEALDLIQVMNTGHDGSMGTVHANNPEDACTRLETLCLMGDTKIPPDAVRKMVGSAMQIVVQCSRYHDGGRRTSHISEILGIDEHGNYISRDIFRWVQTGKDPETGKYIGEMVPCNYVPSFFEDIVVNKLPFPKSNFIAPDWLNKLKKDAA, encoded by the coding sequence ATGTCATCAGTTTTTAGTGATGCTATATCATCGTTTCTTGCACCAATTGTAGACCTCCTCGAAGACGAAGGTGTTTCTGAGGTTATGATTAATGGTCCAAGCGAAATCTTTGTTGAAAAGAAAGGTCTAGTCTTTAAAGTTCCAAATACATTTCATAGTGAAGATGCACTGATTTCGGCCATGAGAGCAATTGCTCAGTCTGTGGGGAGAGTCTTTGACGACGATAACCCACGTCTAGATGCAAGACTTCCTGATGGTTCAAGAATTCACGCTGTTCTTCCTCCTATGTCAAAGAATGGAACGACTGTTGCCATTAGAAAATTCTCTAAAGAAAAGTTAACGATTAATGACCTTATTAAATTTGGATCTCTCTCAAAAGATGCTGCGAGATTTTTAGATATTTGTATTTATCTTGGTAAGAACTTAATTGTCTCTGGCGGAACTGGTTCTGGTAAGACGACTATGCTCAATGTTCTTGGATCTAGAATCCCTAAGACTCAGCGATTAATTATTATTGAAGATGCGGCCGAGCTTCAAGTTAAGGCGGAACACGTAGTAAACTTTGAAACAAGAAAGGCTGATCCGACTAAGGGGACAACTGAGGTTACGATTAGAGATCTCGTGATCAGCTCCATGAGACTTAGGCCGGATAGAATTATAGTTGGGGAAGTTAGGGGTGATGAGGCCCTAGATCTGATTCAGGTTATGAATACCGGTCACGATGGTTCAATGGGAACAGTGCACGCAAATAATCCTGAAGATGCCTGTACCAGACTTGAGACTCTCTGCTTAATGGGTGATACAAAAATACCACCTGATGCTGTTAGAAAAATGGTAGGCTCAGCGATGCAAATTGTTGTTCAATGTAGCCGTTACCATGATGGGGGACGTAGAACGTCTCATATTTCTGAAATTCTTGGTATCGATGAACATGGTAATTATATAAGTCGTGATATCTTTCGCTGGGTTCAGACGGGAAAAGATCCTGAGACTGGAAAGTATATTGGAGAAATGGTTCCTTGTAATTATGTACCAAGTTTCTTCGAAGATATCGTTGTCAATAAATTACCATTTCCAAAGAGTAATTTCATTGCTCCGGATTGGCTCAATAAGTTGAAGAAGGATGCCGCTTAG
- a CDS encoding L,D-transpeptidase family protein yields MKKVCTLITLLILSFSGFAKDKITQIVVLKDKREMQLWSGNEIYKVYNIKLSIAYNNPLFRAHEKRREGDNQTPVGFYKISKKRQRTNFPKSLLINYPNWKDKHNAKIRGIPEDEIGGMILIHGNPYRVNKTVRDYAAKLGIEADTVERWARDYFYPFFDWTNGCVAVTDEEMDEIFELVDKDTPINIYP; encoded by the coding sequence ATGAAAAAAGTCTGCACACTTATCACACTTCTGATCTTATCTTTTAGTGGCTTTGCAAAGGACAAGATCACCCAAATTGTTGTACTTAAAGACAAGAGAGAAATGCAGCTCTGGAGTGGTAATGAAATATATAAAGTCTATAATATTAAACTCTCCATAGCCTATAACAATCCCCTCTTTAGGGCCCACGAAAAAAGAAGAGAAGGTGATAATCAAACACCTGTTGGTTTTTATAAAATAAGTAAGAAGAGACAGAGAACAAATTTTCCAAAATCACTACTAATAAATTATCCAAATTGGAAAGATAAGCACAATGCTAAAATCAGAGGGATTCCCGAAGATGAAATTGGAGGAATGATTCTAATTCATGGAAATCCATACAGAGTTAATAAGACAGTACGCGATTACGCAGCAAAACTTGGAATAGAAGCTGATACAGTTGAAAGATGGGCACGAGATTATTTCTACCCATTCTTTGATTGGACAAATGGTTGTGTCGCTGTAACAGACGAAGAGATGGATGAAATTTTTGAATTAGTAGATAAAGATACACCCATTAATATCTACCCATAA
- a CDS encoding SGNH/GDSL hydrolase family protein produces MKKILFWATTFILLICVTEASLFLVAKSLDLYQESDFNPSKTKILVLGESTSVNYLGHTSWPTQLQEILNNKDKEVSVINKAKAGTNTFALKKSLKYNLAKYDPDIVITLMGINDLSPYNINPNRKSFIDSMKRLRVFKLFSEVLKVIDPFLMDYQVHYLDRENHLLCLFHDHPKNLLSDSLRDLEEKDVNQYINSVEDRITEPRDQAIQLAYMAQKYNRHKMHSASEATIPLKLLEESLIRASNINIALDQYLYYLNQTKQYDRCFMASKFVDKNKKVLTYFTLRRLYECYAKSKIENKKEIWKKLLSHFKLEYKQIKKSDEFTMNNYRKIGQILEKSEIPFIAIQYPNLPISQIKNYFEDSDIEPNLFISNQRNFQEKLEEHSYDTLFTDNFAGDFGHLTTKGHRVIAMEVARALLNKGYLE; encoded by the coding sequence TTGAAGAAAATACTATTCTGGGCAACGACATTTATTCTACTTATCTGTGTGACAGAAGCAAGCTTATTCCTAGTTGCAAAATCTCTAGACCTCTATCAAGAATCAGACTTTAATCCGAGCAAGACAAAGATACTCGTCCTTGGAGAATCAACTTCTGTAAATTACCTAGGACACACTTCATGGCCGACTCAACTTCAAGAAATCTTAAACAATAAAGATAAAGAGGTTTCCGTTATTAACAAGGCAAAGGCCGGGACAAATACTTTTGCATTGAAAAAATCACTCAAATATAATTTAGCAAAATATGATCCAGATATCGTAATTACTCTTATGGGTATAAATGATTTATCCCCATATAATATAAATCCAAATAGAAAAAGTTTCATTGATTCAATGAAAAGACTAAGAGTATTTAAATTATTCAGCGAAGTCTTAAAAGTTATCGATCCATTTTTAATGGACTATCAGGTCCACTACTTAGATAGAGAAAATCACCTACTCTGTCTCTTTCATGATCATCCTAAGAATTTACTATCCGACTCTCTTCGAGATTTAGAAGAAAAAGATGTTAATCAATATATCAACTCTGTTGAAGATAGAATTACAGAACCAAGAGATCAAGCAATTCAATTGGCCTATATGGCCCAAAAATATAATCGACATAAAATGCACTCGGCAAGTGAAGCAACGATTCCTCTTAAATTGCTAGAAGAATCTTTAATCAGAGCCTCTAATATCAACATAGCACTTGATCAGTACCTCTATTACTTGAATCAAACAAAACAATATGACAGGTGCTTTATGGCATCAAAGTTTGTAGATAAAAATAAAAAAGTTCTCACATATTTCACTCTTAGAAGACTCTATGAGTGTTACGCTAAAAGTAAAATTGAAAATAAGAAAGAAATTTGGAAAAAGCTCTTATCCCACTTTAAACTAGAATATAAACAAATTAAAAAGAGTGATGAATTCACAATGAATAATTATAGAAAAATTGGACAAATTCTAGAAAAGAGCGAGATTCCATTTATTGCAATTCAATATCCTAACTTGCCAATTTCTCAAATAAAGAATTACTTTGAAGACTCAGATATCGAGCCAAACCTCTTCATATCTAATCAAAGAAATTTTCAAGAAAAACTAGAAGAGCATTCTTATGATACACTATTTACAGATAATTTTGCAGGAGACTTTGGGCATCTAACAACCAAAGGACATAGAGTCATTGCCATGGAAGTAGCAAGAGCGCTTCTTAATAAAGGGTATCTAGAGTGA